In Brachypodium distachyon strain Bd21 chromosome 2, Brachypodium_distachyon_v3.0, whole genome shotgun sequence, one genomic interval encodes:
- the LOC100845582 gene encoding protein TRANSPARENT TESTA 1, giving the protein MVLRAACAMEGGAVPYFEWLKPASSPPSTTMPSTDHLQQAVPGGEHRSATMMCLPLLGRLGAGEKTSPEIKPSVKEEVSNITEDDCADLNIGLPTSGGYSSEELPAMAVDEEEEEEDDEETEEEELEEEEMPRHEIEMRKVEAAGEGAVVHGEMMVESVEESSNGVTPCRDRPYWIPTPAQILTGAVQFACHVCSKTFNRYNNMQMHMWGHGREYRKGPDSLKGTHATTLALLRLPCYCCAPGCRNNVGHPRARPLKDFRTLQTHYRRKHGAKPFACRRCGKPFAVKGDWRTHEKNCGKRWLCACGSDFKHKRSLNDHARSFGAGHFHVVVAAAGPLAAAAEPKERVIRFDQQCI; this is encoded by the exons ATGGTGCTGAGGGCTGCTTGCGCGATGGAGGGCGGCGCCGTCCCGTACTTCGAGTGGCTCAAGCcggcatcctcgccgccgtccacgaCGATGCCATCGACGGATCACCTGCAGCAGGCAGTACCCGGCGGCGAACACCGAAGTGCTACCATGATGTGTTTGCCACTCCTTGGCAGGCTCGGAGCTGGGGAGAAGACGAGTCCGGAGATAAAACCATCTGTCAAAGAAGAGGTTAGCAATATCACAGAGGATGACTGTGCTGATCTGAACATCGGCTTGCCGACGAGTGGCGGGTACAGTTCAGAAGAGTTGCCCGCCATGGCCGTagatgaggaagaggaggaggaggatgatgaggagacggaagaggaggaattggaggaggaggagatgccAAGGCATGAGATTGAGATGCGCAAGGTGGAAGCTGCAGGTGAGGGAGCAGTAGTACACGGTGAGATGATGGTGGAGTCGGTAGAGGAGAGCAGCAATGGCGTCACACCCTGCCGCGACCGGCCGTATTGGATCCCGACGCCGGCGCAGATACTCACCGGCGCCGTGCAGTTCGCCTGCCATGTCTGCAGCAAGACCTTCAACCGATACAACAACATGCAG ATGCACATGTGGGGCCACGGTCGTGAGTACAGGAAGGGCCCGGACTCGCTCAAGGGCACCCACGCCACGACGCTggcgctgctgcggctccCGTGCTACTGCTGCGCGCCGGGCTGCCGGAACAACGTGGGCCACCCGCGGGCCCGGCCCCTCAAGGACTTCCGCACGCTGCAGACCCACTACCGGCGGAAGCACGGCGCCAAGCCATtcgcctgccgccgctgcggcaAGCCATTCGCCGTCAAGGGCGACTGGCGCACCCACGAGAAGAACTGCGGCAAGCGCTGGCTCTGCGCCTGCGGCTCCGACTTCAAGCACAAGCGCTCCCTCAACGACCACGCCCGCTCCTTCGGCGCCGGCCACTTTcatgtcgtcgtcgccgccgccggcccgttAGCAGCGGCAGCCGAGCCCAAGGAGCGCGTCATACGGTTCGACCAGCAGTGCATATGA
- the LOC104582646 gene encoding uncharacterized protein LOC104582646, with translation MCVPSSMDGNGYPKQDAGLRKNQTRSSVNGKNQTRGSGRVLPVPENPTQDIHIVAIWANPLNHPSPSRTARLTPHSLSARAQLPPDPMIPSPSHLSVSLSLPDPISQSLSLRSQLLSVSLSLNRSQRPRSLLLLPESPHSAATHARQATAGDRQLTFRRRLQPFPKSSSARGRYQLHCQIAMDSTAFAAANFLPFADLDSSPRLSPLRAAPTANLSFSPLPTSSLLTLQSTGGIFAGRVYPWVPETRVGAGSGKFSDPVPGPGSGADGRVRVWYGLTRPRTRRVPSIVPTISLDIYMIQGSPPPILI, from the exons ATGTGTGTACCAAGTTCTatggatggcaatgggtacccgAAACAAGATGCGGGTCTGAGGAAAAATCAAACCCGCAGCTCTGTAAACGGGAAAAATCAAACCCGCGGGTCTGGTAGAGTCCTACCCGTACCCGAAAACCCGACTCAAGATATACACATTGTTGCAATTTGGGCCAACCCACTGAATCACCCTAGCCCATCACGGACGGCCAGGCTCACACCTCATTCTCTCTCTGCCAGGGCCCAACTCCCTCCTGATCCCATGATCCCATCCCCATCCCATCTCtcggtctctctctctctcccagaTCCCATCTctcagtctctctctctcagatCCCAGCTCCTCtcggtctctctctctctcaacaGGTCCCAACGCCCAcgttctcttctcctcctccccgagtCCCCACACTCTGCCGCCACTCACGCGCGTCAAGCAACTGCCGGCGACCGGCAACTGACGTTCAGGCGCCGACTGCAACCCTTCCCGAAGTCCTCTTCCGCCCGCGGACGCTACCAACTCCACTGCCAGATCGCCATGGACTCCACGGCCTTCGCCGCTGCCAACTTCCTCCCGTTCGCCGACCTCGACTCCTCCCCGCGCCTCTCCCCGCTCCGCGCCGCCCCCACCGCCAACCTCTCTTTCTCCCCGCTCCCCACCTCCTCGCTCCTGACACTCCAATCCACTGGCGGCATTTTTGCGGGTCGGGTTTACCCGTGGGTACCCGAGACCCGAGTCGGGGCCGGGTCCGGTAAATTTTCAGACCCGGTACCGGGTCCCGGGTCTGGGGCGGATGGCCGGGTCCGGGTCTGGTATGGCTTGACCCGGCCCCGAACCCGCCGGGTGCCATCCATAGTACCAACAATTTCTCTGG ATATCTATATGATTCAAGGTAGTCCACCACCAATCCTCATCTGA